One region of Carya illinoinensis cultivar Pawnee chromosome 8, C.illinoinensisPawnee_v1, whole genome shotgun sequence genomic DNA includes:
- the LOC122318512 gene encoding protein translocase subunit SecA 1-like isoform X1 — protein sequence MPSSRILTSTYRSFPNFSSSPLFSSSRFSHLTMSQHRSIFSTAQLQGSWMDRIKGVFTGQKTNPEEPQISSESFTLLRFADELKNARRLGAFKQYMVGRSSEATFSDAFEKQEAIIRHLGGFDPTGENLQSAHKQETAKHCNCPIADVENALAKFTWAKEAQKKIEKLKEEGKPMPKSIAEVQKLVGTTPLDLARTNLAKSGQISRNALCPCGSKKRYKRCCGKD from the exons ATGCCTTCTTCACGAATCCTTACCAGCACTTACAGAAGTTTCCCTAACTTCTCATCCTCCCCCTTATTCTCTTCCTCCAGATTCAGTCACCTAACTATGTCACAGCATCGCTCGATCTTTTCCACGGCACAGCTTCAGGGCTCATGGATGGACAGGATCAAAGGGGTCTTCACTGGGCAGAAGACCAACCCGGAAGAACCCCAGATCAGCTCCGAATCCTTCACGCTCCTTC GGTTTGCGGATGAATTGAAGAATGCGAGAAGGTTAGGGGCATTCAAGCAATATATGGTGGGTCGAAGCAGTGAGGCGACATTTTCAGATGCTTTTGAGAAGCAGGAAGCTATAATTCGACACCTTGGAGGTTTCGATCCTACTGGAGAG AATCTTCAAAGTGCTCATAAACAAGAAACAGCAAAGCATTGTAATTGCCCGATAGCTGACGTAGAGAATGCACTTGCGAAGTTTACATGGGCTAAAGAAGCACAAAAGAAGATAGAGAAGTTAAAAGAAGAAGGGAAACCGATGCCGAAGAGCATTGCTGAG GTGCAGAAGCTGGTGGGTACGACACCATTGGATCTTGCCAGGACTAATTTGGCTAAGAGTGGGCAAATCAGTAGGAATGCTCTATGCCCTTGTGGTTCCAAGAAGAGATACAAACG GTGCTGTGGGAAGGATTGA
- the LOC122318512 gene encoding protein translocase subunit SecA-like isoform X2, whose protein sequence is MPSSRILTSTYRSFPNFSSSPLFSSSRFSHLTMSQHRSIFSTAQLQGSWMDRIKGVFTGQKTNPEEPQISSESFTLLRFADELKNARRLGAFKQYMVGRSSEATFSDAFEKQEAIIRHLGGFDPTGEFTWAKEAQKKIEKLKEEGKPMPKSIAEVQKLVGTTPLDLARTNLAKSGQISRNALCPCGSKKRYKRCCGKD, encoded by the exons ATGCCTTCTTCACGAATCCTTACCAGCACTTACAGAAGTTTCCCTAACTTCTCATCCTCCCCCTTATTCTCTTCCTCCAGATTCAGTCACCTAACTATGTCACAGCATCGCTCGATCTTTTCCACGGCACAGCTTCAGGGCTCATGGATGGACAGGATCAAAGGGGTCTTCACTGGGCAGAAGACCAACCCGGAAGAACCCCAGATCAGCTCCGAATCCTTCACGCTCCTTC GGTTTGCGGATGAATTGAAGAATGCGAGAAGGTTAGGGGCATTCAAGCAATATATGGTGGGTCGAAGCAGTGAGGCGACATTTTCAGATGCTTTTGAGAAGCAGGAAGCTATAATTCGACACCTTGGAGGTTTCGATCCTACTGGAGAG TTTACATGGGCTAAAGAAGCACAAAAGAAGATAGAGAAGTTAAAAGAAGAAGGGAAACCGATGCCGAAGAGCATTGCTGAG GTGCAGAAGCTGGTGGGTACGACACCATTGGATCTTGCCAGGACTAATTTGGCTAAGAGTGGGCAAATCAGTAGGAATGCTCTATGCCCTTGTGGTTCCAAGAAGAGATACAAACG GTGCTGTGGGAAGGATTGA